In the Palaeococcus pacificus DY20341 genome, one interval contains:
- a CDS encoding TIGR04013 family B12-binding domain/radical SAM domain-containing protein — translation MHEIAIRMTKRNHNAFVHLLGALESQGFDLGEILVTKNFEDILNARPKVVLYSFYTEEIWDVEREVKILREKTNALLIAGGYHATAMPKHTLRFFDIAVIGEGEEVIFQLLNTLKKSEFRITENLLNVRGLAFYLKGEFVFTGFAKVDDFTKFPPFAESLRYIAPIEISRGCPFACYYCQTPYLKGFRMRHRPIDQIVKYSRRMRDMRYITPNAFAYGSPGGVLRLDKLEALLKALQPLRKEGRRLFYGTFPSEVRPEFIKPETLELLIKYADNRRLAIGAQTGDEEMLKKIHRVHTVSHVAEAVEYMLEYGLKPVVDFIVGLPGESEESQRKSIEFMKWIMSKGGKVRAHYFMPLPGTPFARCKPSPLSKEMKRFLGQMAAKGKIEGSWGTQIELSKKLQRLIEEFYEEPMSYVGSVNEVC, via the coding sequence ATGCATGAAATAGCTATAAGAATGACCAAAAGGAATCACAATGCCTTCGTTCATCTTTTGGGAGCTCTGGAAAGTCAGGGTTTTGACCTAGGTGAAATTTTAGTCACGAAGAACTTTGAGGACATCTTGAATGCCAGACCGAAGGTGGTTCTATACTCATTCTATACTGAGGAGATCTGGGATGTTGAGAGAGAGGTTAAAATTCTCCGTGAGAAAACAAATGCTCTCCTAATAGCTGGTGGATATCACGCCACAGCAATGCCTAAGCACACTCTGAGGTTCTTTGACATTGCTGTCATTGGAGAAGGGGAGGAAGTAATTTTTCAGCTTTTAAACACACTAAAGAAAAGTGAGTTTAGGATAACAGAAAACTTGCTCAATGTACGAGGTTTAGCCTTTTATTTGAAGGGGGAATTCGTGTTCACTGGCTTTGCTAAAGTAGACGACTTTACTAAATTTCCTCCCTTTGCAGAGAGCTTGAGATACATAGCTCCAATTGAGATAAGTAGGGGATGCCCATTCGCGTGCTACTATTGCCAAACGCCCTATCTTAAAGGTTTTAGAATGCGCCACAGGCCAATAGATCAAATAGTTAAGTATTCGAGGAGAATGCGGGATATGCGCTACATAACCCCAAATGCTTTCGCATACGGTTCGCCTGGAGGAGTTTTAAGGCTTGACAAGCTTGAGGCCCTTTTAAAGGCACTTCAACCGCTTAGAAAAGAAGGTCGTAGGCTCTTCTATGGGACATTTCCAAGTGAAGTAAGGCCTGAGTTTATAAAGCCTGAGACTCTCGAGCTCCTCATCAAGTATGCGGACAACCGTAGGCTTGCCATTGGAGCTCAAACGGGCGATGAGGAGATGCTTAAAAAGATTCACCGTGTTCACACGGTTTCTCACGTTGCTGAGGCTGTGGAGTATATGCTTGAGTATGGACTTAAACCAGTTGTGGACTTTATAGTGGGCCTTCCCGGTGAGAGTGAGGAGAGCCAGAGAAAGAGCATTGAATTCATGAAATGGATTATGAGCAAAGGGGGGAAGGTTAGAGCCCATTATTTCATGCCTCTGCCGGGAACACCATTTGCTAGGTGCAAGCCTTCACCACTAAGCAAGGAGATGAAGCGCTTTTTGGGCCAGATGGCTGCTAAAGGAAAAATAGAGGGCTCATGGGGAACTCAAATTGAGCTCTCAAAGAAGCTTCAGCGCTTAATTGAAGAGTTTTATGAAGAACCTATGAGCTACGTTGGTAGTGTTAACGAAGTCTGCTGA
- a CDS encoding DHH family phosphoesterase, producing MVVKECPECHGSGKIKTGEEECKVCEGWGYVPADFKLDKQLKGYRNLDYFGVDDEVDEIPCPECHGKGTVPVYSDCPTCGGTGRVLACDVCGKVKEAWEPGMETTWICPECERKFKIVYVLDNTCDYEDVEVGNAYKGIIDRVERFGVFVKLNKHVVGLVKRKDLLGGKEYKPGEEILVQALDVRPDRNEVDLIESALKRYREVLVKKELPLMDIGELSKDMAGRTVRFRGKVTQIQVTGGPTVFTISDGTGITWAAAFEAPGVRAYPKIEVGDIVEVIGKVSFHAGEIQIEVSDMIRLWGPEAAEVKRRIEEALNEKAKPEDVGFLVKSEVLEKLKPKIMEAAFMIRKAIYEGRPILLRHHADADGYTSGLALESAIIPLLKEVSPDPDAEWHLFKRRPSKAPFYELEDVLKDIIFAVEDSKKFGEELPLVVIVDNGGTTEDIPAYKRLKAYGVPIVVVDHHDPRDFIAEDKAAVDEYVNVHVNPHLVKRGYYELTAGMIATELARFIYPPVEDKIKHLPAIAGTGDRSDAPEFEQYKRIAKEAKGLDDDDLKKIAEVIDHEAYYWKFMDGKGIIEELLLLSGNLQRHRWLIDAIYPEVKAKQEKALKASLPHVKSVVLPNGIRFNTIDIELYAPKFEYPAPGKLSGLIHDHFKEKYGEESPILTLAYGPDFAVVRASDGMAQYNFDLNVIIPALQEKLPDAGIEGGGHSFAGSIKFFEGKRKEVLEEFAKQVVKLKRQ from the coding sequence ATGGTAGTTAAAGAATGTCCAGAGTGCCATGGAAGTGGAAAGATAAAGACTGGCGAGGAAGAGTGTAAAGTATGTGAGGGATGGGGTTACGTTCCTGCTGATTTTAAGCTCGATAAGCAGCTTAAGGGGTATAGGAACCTGGATTATTTTGGAGTTGATGATGAAGTTGATGAAATTCCTTGCCCCGAGTGCCATGGCAAAGGGACTGTTCCAGTTTACAGTGATTGCCCAACGTGTGGAGGCACGGGCAGAGTTTTGGCCTGTGACGTCTGTGGAAAAGTTAAAGAGGCGTGGGAGCCTGGAATGGAGACTACTTGGATATGCCCAGAGTGCGAGAGGAAGTTTAAGATTGTCTATGTCCTTGACAACACCTGCGACTACGAAGATGTTGAAGTGGGCAACGCGTATAAAGGGATCATCGATAGAGTAGAGCGCTTTGGTGTTTTTGTTAAATTAAACAAGCATGTTGTAGGTCTTGTGAAGCGGAAAGACCTTCTTGGTGGGAAGGAGTATAAACCCGGCGAGGAGATACTCGTTCAAGCTCTCGACGTTAGGCCCGATAGAAATGAGGTCGATCTAATTGAATCTGCTCTAAAAAGGTATCGTGAGGTTCTCGTTAAGAAAGAACTCCCCTTAATGGATATAGGTGAGCTGAGCAAAGACATGGCAGGTAGAACCGTTAGGTTTAGGGGCAAAGTAACACAAATTCAAGTCACAGGCGGTCCGACGGTATTCACAATAAGTGATGGAACGGGCATAACCTGGGCTGCAGCATTTGAGGCTCCTGGTGTTAGAGCGTATCCCAAGATAGAAGTTGGGGACATAGTGGAGGTCATTGGAAAAGTGTCTTTCCACGCTGGAGAAATCCAAATCGAAGTTAGCGACATGATCAGGCTTTGGGGGCCAGAGGCAGCAGAAGTAAAGCGCAGAATTGAGGAAGCGCTTAATGAAAAGGCGAAGCCAGAAGATGTTGGCTTCCTCGTGAAGAGCGAAGTGCTGGAAAAGCTGAAACCTAAGATTATGGAAGCTGCTTTTATGATTAGAAAGGCTATCTATGAGGGAAGACCTATCCTATTAAGGCACCACGCGGATGCAGATGGCTACACTTCAGGCTTAGCTCTGGAGAGCGCTATAATACCACTCCTTAAGGAGGTTTCTCCGGATCCCGATGCCGAGTGGCACCTCTTTAAGCGCAGGCCCTCTAAAGCACCGTTTTATGAGCTCGAAGACGTCTTAAAGGATATAATCTTCGCGGTTGAGGACTCAAAGAAGTTCGGAGAAGAGTTACCTTTAGTCGTTATAGTTGATAACGGTGGGACAACAGAAGATATACCAGCGTACAAGCGTTTAAAAGCCTATGGAGTCCCAATAGTTGTGGTAGATCACCACGACCCGCGCGATTTTATTGCTGAGGACAAAGCCGCTGTAGATGAGTATGTGAATGTGCATGTCAATCCTCATTTAGTTAAGCGCGGCTACTATGAGCTAACAGCGGGAATGATTGCCACGGAGCTCGCGCGCTTCATCTACCCGCCCGTTGAGGACAAGATTAAACATTTGCCCGCGATAGCGGGAACAGGTGATAGGAGCGATGCACCTGAGTTTGAGCAGTACAAGAGGATTGCAAAGGAAGCCAAGGGCTTAGACGATGATGACCTCAAGAAGATTGCTGAGGTAATAGACCACGAGGCTTATTATTGGAAGTTCATGGATGGAAAAGGCATTATAGAAGAGCTCCTCCTTTTGAGCGGGAACTTGCAGAGGCATAGGTGGTTAATAGATGCAATCTACCCAGAGGTCAAGGCAAAGCAAGAGAAGGCATTGAAAGCCTCGCTCCCACACGTCAAGAGCGTTGTACTGCCTAACGGCATACGCTTCAACACGATTGACATTGAATTGTATGCGCCAAAGTTTGAATATCCCGCCCCAGGAAAGCTGAGCGGACTGATCCACGACCACTTCAAAGAGAAATACGGCGAAGAAAGCCCAATACTCACTTTAGCCTATGGCCCAGACTTTGCCGTTGTGCGTGCAAGCGATGGAATGGCACAATACAACTTCGACTTAAACGTCATAATTCCTGCACTCCAAGAGAAGCTCCCAGATGCAGGTATTGAAGGGGGAGGCCACAGCTTCGCAGGATCAATAAAGTTCTTCGAAGGAAAGAGGAAGGAAGTGTTAGAAGAGTTTGCTAAGCAGGTTGTGAAGCTTAAGAGACAATAG
- a CDS encoding MFS transporter, translating to MNKEKKILGISWNVFLLGIVSFLNDMSSEMIAPIVPTYLTDILRVGKVMSGSIMGLIESLSSLFKVLFGYISDRFRERKFFVALGYTLSTISKGALAFTRGWLGFLSLRVLDRVGKGIRTAPRDALIAESSEKGKSGKSFGFHRMMDTLGAVAGPLVAIGLLAWLSKYSTLEAYRRVFLISAIPGLLGVLIVLLLVKDTGKEVKKKIKGISALKSRNLRLFLVVIAIGALGRYSYAFTLWKAEELGYSIVQSLGFYALFNAIYAFAAYPIGVYSDRVSKKSVITAGFGVATLAALTFAYAKDLPMLLLAFVLYGLYMAIEDTIPRAYMADLAKDFEKGTVIGAYHTVFGVFVFPASVIAGWLWQSFSLKYAFLYAALMSFLAMLLMIGVKEEKS from the coding sequence ATGAATAAAGAGAAGAAAATCCTTGGAATAAGCTGGAACGTCTTTTTGCTCGGAATTGTCAGCTTTCTCAATGATATGAGCAGCGAAATGATTGCACCTATAGTGCCCACTTATCTCACAGACATCTTGAGGGTTGGAAAAGTGATGAGTGGCTCGATAATGGGCCTCATAGAGAGTTTAAGCTCACTCTTTAAGGTGCTCTTTGGCTACATAAGCGACCGCTTTAGGGAGAGGAAGTTCTTTGTTGCGCTCGGATATACTTTATCGACAATCTCGAAGGGTGCACTGGCATTTACGAGAGGGTGGCTCGGCTTCCTTTCACTTAGGGTCCTCGATAGAGTGGGAAAGGGCATTAGAACTGCACCGAGGGATGCACTGATAGCGGAGTCAAGTGAAAAAGGGAAGAGCGGCAAATCCTTCGGCTTCCACAGGATGATGGACACCCTAGGAGCAGTTGCTGGGCCCTTGGTCGCGATTGGACTCTTAGCTTGGCTCTCAAAGTACTCTACTCTTGAAGCCTATAGAAGAGTGTTCCTCATCTCCGCTATCCCCGGGCTTTTAGGAGTTTTAATCGTGCTCCTGCTCGTTAAAGATACAGGAAAAGAAGTTAAAAAGAAGATAAAGGGGATTTCCGCTTTAAAGAGCAGGAACTTAAGGCTGTTTTTAGTCGTCATTGCCATTGGTGCGTTGGGAAGGTATAGTTATGCGTTTACACTCTGGAAGGCAGAGGAACTCGGCTATTCGATCGTGCAGAGCTTGGGCTTTTATGCACTCTTCAACGCAATTTATGCATTCGCCGCTTATCCTATCGGGGTTTACTCGGACAGGGTGAGCAAAAAGAGCGTAATCACTGCTGGATTTGGCGTAGCTACGCTAGCCGCTCTGACGTTTGCCTATGCCAAGGACTTGCCTATGCTTTTGCTCGCCTTTGTTCTTTACGGCCTTTACATGGCGATAGAAGACACCATACCAAGAGCTTACATGGCAGACCTTGCTAAAGACTTCGAGAAGGGCACTGTAATAGGAGCTTACCACACCGTCTTTGGCGTCTTTGTGTTCCCAGCTTCAGTTATAGCGGGATGGCTGTGGCAGAGTTTTTCGCTAAAATACGCTTTCCTCTATGCAGCACTCATGAGCTTTTTGGCGATGCTGCTTATGATAGGGGTGAAAGAAGAGAAAAGCTAA
- a CDS encoding PadR family transcriptional regulator — protein sequence MIRQILRGFMGLHILHHASKEPISGVFMMEELRRHGYNVSPGTLYPLLHKMEDMGLLKSCWKVENGKRVRFYEITPRGREVLEEGKKKVMELSKEILGDCDE from the coding sequence ATGATTCGCCAAATTTTAAGAGGATTCATGGGTCTCCATATACTCCACCATGCAAGCAAAGAACCAATAAGCGGCGTTTTCATGATGGAAGAACTTAGGAGACACGGATATAACGTGAGCCCTGGAACTCTCTATCCCCTACTCCATAAAATGGAAGATATGGGCCTTTTAAAGAGCTGTTGGAAAGTAGAGAACGGGAAGAGGGTTCGCTTTTACGAGATAACACCCAGAGGGCGTGAAGTGCTAGAGGAAGGCAAAAAGAAAGTTATGGAGCTCTCAAAGGAGATTTTGGGTGATTGTGATGAATAA
- a CDS encoding PaaI family thioesterase encodes MEQRTHLMTSKSLVGEPLKIEEGYAEIRLKTMKEMTVDGYGLVHGGFTFGLADYAAMLAVNEPTVVLGKAEVKFTKPVKVGDELLAKAKVKEDLGKKKLVFVEVFNQRDEKVFEGTFHCYVLEKHVLES; translated from the coding sequence ATGGAGCAGAGAACACACTTGATGACATCCAAAAGCTTGGTCGGGGAGCCCTTGAAAATCGAAGAGGGCTATGCGGAGATTAGACTAAAAACCATGAAAGAAATGACGGTCGATGGGTATGGCCTTGTACACGGGGGCTTCACTTTTGGATTGGCCGATTATGCAGCAATGCTGGCCGTTAACGAGCCTACAGTAGTGCTTGGAAAGGCGGAAGTAAAGTTTACCAAGCCCGTGAAAGTTGGCGATGAGCTTTTAGCCAAGGCAAAAGTCAAAGAGGATTTAGGAAAGAAAAAGCTTGTTTTTGTTGAAGTTTTCAACCAAAGGGACGAGAAGGTCTTTGAAGGAACTTTCCACTGCTATGTTTTGGAAAAGCATGTGCTTGAGAGTTAA
- a CDS encoding DUF2240 family protein, producing MESLKQAVALKGSNEFGRQELVAILSFKLGLMAPKEAKELISSAIEDGIIEVRDDTLVVHLERAEEKKRDVFKEMVTYIAEALGWDKEEVLEEINVFAERYGNLDKKLVAYLYGIDKGLDMSVFKDMIE from the coding sequence GTGGAGAGTCTTAAGCAAGCTGTTGCCCTAAAGGGCTCAAACGAGTTTGGCAGGCAGGAGCTTGTGGCAATTTTATCATTCAAACTCGGCCTAATGGCTCCGAAGGAAGCGAAGGAGCTCATTAGTTCCGCTATTGAAGATGGCATCATTGAAGTTAGGGATGATACTCTTGTTGTCCATTTAGAGCGTGCAGAAGAAAAAAAGAGGGATGTATTCAAAGAGATGGTTACTTACATTGCTGAAGCTTTGGGCTGGGATAAGGAAGAAGTTCTTGAAGAAATAAATGTATTTGCAGAGCGTTATGGAAATTTGGATAAAAAGCTTGTAGCTTACCTCTATGGCATTGACAAAGGTTTAGACATGTCAGTGTTTAAAGATATGATTGAATGA
- a CDS encoding toprim domain-containing protein, protein MLPENYKRFELLIEKLRDFGGVIIVEGRRDEVALRKLGVETGIIKLSRLPLSEIALIASQHHEVMILTDLDRKGEELAKKLASYLEGYKCRVDMETRKELKRIAKKDIKGIEDLYGLYIRAINSRF, encoded by the coding sequence ATGTTGCCCGAAAACTATAAAAGATTTGAACTCCTTATAGAAAAATTGCGAGACTTTGGTGGCGTAATCATTGTTGAAGGAAGGCGAGACGAGGTGGCTTTAAGGAAATTGGGGGTCGAAACGGGGATAATAAAGCTTTCCCGCTTACCACTGTCTGAAATTGCCTTAATCGCTTCGCAACATCACGAAGTCATGATATTAACGGATTTGGATAGAAAAGGTGAAGAGTTGGCAAAAAAATTGGCTTCCTATTTGGAAGGATACAAGTGTAGAGTAGACATGGAGACAAGAAAAGAGCTCAAGAGAATTGCAAAAAAGGACATTAAGGGCATAGAAGACTTGTATGGCCTGTATATAAGGGCTATAAATTCCCGTTTCTGA
- the dnaG gene encoding DNA primase DnaG encodes MKRKKVVMQHLLEKTAKHARKKEGGAIMAGKDEFGTTKYVVYAEFEANGVVERPDVVGAIFGQTEGLLGDDLDLRELQKTGRIGRIKVDVHTKSGKTYGTITVPSSLDRVETAILAAALETIDRVGPCEARISVTRIEDVRATKRKYIVERAKEILESLMEEEIPESQELTDEVKKAVRAKELIEYGPENLPAGPHVPFSDSIIVVEGRADVLNLLKHGIKNAIAVEGTSIPETIIKLSKERIVTAFTDGDRGGELILKELLQVADVDYVARAPEGKEVEELTKKEIVKSLRSKVPAEQVINDIFYKGKNFYEVIKEKNREKERASYEAKVEKPQKLVHPQPAREVRVEPKAEVKEEKQERFVKPIQRASKPSELDKFKEYIEKVKTDSVAILLDQENNMLAEIPVRDLISTLNEKEGINTVVFNGIITQRLIDLVSEKGVKYLIGARKANVVRRPIDLKILTFAE; translated from the coding sequence TTGAAGAGGAAAAAGGTGGTAATGCAGCACTTACTTGAAAAAACCGCTAAGCATGCAAGAAAAAAAGAGGGTGGTGCTATCATGGCAGGAAAAGATGAATTTGGAACGACAAAATATGTAGTTTACGCCGAATTTGAAGCTAACGGTGTTGTTGAAAGACCCGACGTTGTTGGTGCTATTTTTGGTCAAACTGAGGGTCTGCTTGGAGATGATTTAGATTTAAGAGAGCTTCAAAAAACCGGAAGAATTGGTAGGATAAAGGTTGATGTTCACACAAAATCCGGAAAAACCTATGGAACAATAACTGTTCCTTCAAGCTTAGATAGAGTTGAAACCGCTATTTTAGCAGCTGCACTTGAGACTATCGATAGAGTAGGGCCATGTGAAGCGAGAATAAGCGTCACAAGAATAGAGGATGTAAGAGCAACCAAGAGAAAGTACATAGTTGAGAGAGCTAAGGAAATACTCGAGAGCCTCATGGAGGAGGAAATTCCAGAGAGCCAAGAGCTTACTGACGAGGTTAAGAAAGCAGTTAGAGCCAAAGAACTAATCGAATATGGTCCAGAAAATCTCCCAGCGGGTCCGCATGTACCGTTCTCTGACTCAATTATAGTTGTTGAAGGTAGGGCGGACGTTTTGAACCTCCTCAAGCACGGAATTAAAAACGCAATAGCCGTTGAGGGAACATCAATACCGGAGACAATAATTAAACTCAGCAAGGAGAGAATCGTCACGGCGTTCACTGATGGGGATAGAGGTGGAGAGCTGATCCTTAAGGAACTCCTCCAAGTTGCTGATGTGGACTATGTCGCAAGAGCTCCTGAAGGAAAAGAAGTGGAAGAGCTTACTAAGAAGGAGATTGTTAAGTCCCTTAGGAGCAAAGTTCCAGCAGAGCAGGTCATTAACGACATATTCTACAAGGGGAAGAACTTCTATGAAGTAATCAAAGAGAAGAATCGCGAGAAAGAAAGGGCAAGCTATGAGGCTAAAGTAGAGAAGCCGCAAAAGCTCGTGCACCCACAGCCTGCTAGGGAAGTTAGAGTAGAACCAAAGGCGGAAGTTAAAGAAGAAAAGCAAGAGCGCTTTGTTAAACCAATCCAGCGCGCTTCAAAGCCTTCAGAGCTTGACAAGTTTAAGGAGTACATAGAGAAGGTCAAAACTGATTCAGTTGCAATCCTATTGGATCAGGAAAACAACATGCTGGCAGAGATACCTGTTAGGGACTTAATATCAACCCTAAACGAAAAAGAAGGCATAAACACAGTAGTATTCAACGGAATAATAACTCAAAGGCTCATAGACTTGGTCAGTGAGAAGGGCGTTAAGTACCTCATCGGCGCCAGAAAGGCCAACGTCGTTAGAAGGCCCATAGATTTGAAGATACTCACTTTTGCTGAGTGA
- a CDS encoding glutamate--tRNA ligase: MSVEELILKYALINAVQHDGKANPKAVIGKVLGENPELRPKAREIIPLVNETIEKVNAMSREEQEAKLKEIYPEFFEVKKEKKEEKKGLPPLPKAEKGKVITRFAPNPDGVFHLGNARAAILSHEYARIYGGKFILRFDDTDPKVKRPEPIFYEWILEDLEWLGMKPDEIHCASDRLELYYEYAEKLLKMGKAYVCTCDPAEYKKLRDGGKACPHRELPPEVQLEEWKKMLDGTYKEGDAVVRIKTDLSHPNPAVRDWPALRIIDNPNHPRTGDKYRVWPLYNFASAIDDHELGVTHIFRGQEHAENETRQRYLYEYLGWEYPEAVHHGRLSIEGVVLSKSKTRKGIEEGKYLGWDDPRLGTIRALRRRGIKPEAIKEIIIEVGLKRSDTTISWDNLAAINRKLVDPVANRYFFVAEPIPMEVKGFDEEFIAKIPLHPDHPERGVRELKFTPGKPIYISKDDLELLKKSEYIRLKDLFNVKLIEVSEEKIVAEFDSVEYEKARENRWHMIHWVPEGKPCEVLIPIGDELIVKEGLLESDADVKVDEVVQFERFGFVRIDAIEGEKIKAVFAHK; this comes from the coding sequence ATGAGTGTGGAAGAGCTTATATTGAAGTATGCGCTCATCAATGCCGTTCAGCACGATGGGAAGGCTAATCCCAAAGCAGTGATAGGCAAAGTCTTGGGAGAAAATCCTGAGTTAAGGCCAAAGGCGAGAGAGATTATCCCCCTCGTTAATGAGACAATTGAAAAAGTAAACGCCATGAGCAGGGAAGAGCAGGAGGCAAAGCTTAAAGAAATTTATCCCGAGTTTTTTGAGGTAAAGAAGGAGAAAAAGGAAGAGAAAAAGGGACTGCCACCGCTACCAAAGGCGGAGAAAGGAAAAGTGATCACAAGGTTTGCTCCAAATCCTGATGGTGTTTTTCACTTAGGCAATGCGAGAGCGGCTATATTAAGCCATGAATATGCACGCATATATGGCGGAAAGTTTATTCTTCGCTTTGATGACACAGATCCGAAGGTCAAGAGACCCGAGCCTATCTTTTATGAGTGGATTCTCGAGGACTTAGAGTGGCTCGGCATGAAGCCGGATGAGATTCACTGTGCGAGCGATAGGCTTGAGCTCTATTATGAGTATGCGGAGAAGCTCCTAAAGATGGGAAAGGCTTACGTCTGTACCTGCGACCCTGCGGAATACAAAAAGCTTAGGGACGGAGGAAAAGCCTGCCCCCACCGCGAGCTTCCTCCGGAAGTTCAGCTTGAGGAATGGAAGAAGATGCTTGATGGCACATACAAGGAAGGAGATGCGGTAGTTAGGATTAAAACCGATTTAAGCCACCCAAACCCTGCGGTTAGGGACTGGCCCGCTTTGCGCATCATTGACAATCCAAACCATCCGAGAACGGGAGATAAGTATAGGGTTTGGCCCCTCTACAACTTTGCCTCAGCTATTGATGACCACGAGCTGGGTGTTACACACATTTTTAGAGGCCAAGAGCATGCAGAAAACGAGACACGCCAAAGATATCTTTACGAGTATCTTGGTTGGGAGTATCCGGAGGCGGTTCATCACGGAAGATTATCCATTGAAGGCGTTGTTTTGAGCAAGTCCAAGACGAGAAAGGGAATTGAAGAAGGAAAATATCTTGGCTGGGATGATCCAAGGCTTGGAACGATTAGAGCCTTGAGGAGGAGAGGCATTAAGCCTGAAGCAATTAAAGAGATAATCATTGAAGTAGGCCTCAAGAGGAGTGATACAACAATAAGCTGGGACAACTTAGCGGCTATCAACAGAAAGCTTGTCGATCCAGTGGCGAATAGGTACTTCTTCGTTGCGGAGCCTATTCCAATGGAGGTTAAAGGTTTCGATGAAGAGTTCATAGCGAAGATTCCGCTCCACCCAGACCACCCTGAGAGAGGTGTTAGAGAGCTAAAGTTCACCCCAGGAAAGCCAATCTACATCTCGAAGGATGACCTAGAATTGCTCAAGAAGAGCGAGTATATCCGCTTGAAAGACCTCTTCAACGTTAAGCTCATAGAGGTAAGCGAGGAGAAAATAGTTGCGGAGTTTGACAGCGTTGAGTATGAGAAGGCCAGGGAGAACAGGTGGCACATGATTCACTGGGTTCCCGAAGGAAAGCCCTGTGAGGTGTTAATACCAATCGGGGACGAGCTGATTGTTAAAGAGGGGCTACTCGAAAGCGATGCTGATGTTAAGGTGGACGAAGTAGTGCAGTTCGAACGCTTTGGCTTCGTAAGGATTGACGCCATAGAAGGAGAGAAAATCAAGGCAGTATTTGCCCACAAGTGA
- the sufC gene encoding Fe-S cluster assembly ATPase SufC, with protein sequence MLKVEDLNVTVEGKDILKGVNLEVGRKEFHVIMGPNGSGKSTLALTIAGHPKYTVKNGKIYFEGEDITALSPNERAKRGIFLAFQHPEEVEGVKIVEFLQTVLNKVKGVDLAEAYEMIMEKLKDVWFREDMLARYINVGFSGGERKRFEILQALLLEPKLLILDEPDSGVDIDSLSVISKKIEELYEKGTSVLLITHYGRILQHLDPSILRVHIVKDGKIVMSGGAELIGEIEERGFQKIFEECGCDE encoded by the coding sequence ATGCTCAAAGTTGAGGATCTCAATGTCACTGTGGAGGGTAAGGATATCCTTAAAGGTGTGAACTTGGAAGTTGGAAGAAAGGAGTTTCACGTCATCATGGGTCCTAACGGAAGCGGAAAGTCAACCTTAGCCCTAACAATAGCAGGCCATCCAAAATATACTGTAAAAAATGGCAAAATATACTTTGAGGGGGAGGATATAACTGCACTGTCGCCAAATGAGAGAGCAAAAAGAGGCATATTCCTGGCATTTCAGCATCCTGAGGAAGTTGAAGGTGTTAAAATTGTGGAGTTCCTTCAAACCGTGCTCAACAAGGTTAAAGGCGTTGACTTGGCAGAGGCCTACGAAATGATTATGGAAAAGCTCAAAGATGTTTGGTTTAGGGAGGATATGCTTGCAAGATACATAAATGTCGGTTTTTCAGGGGGAGAGAGAAAGAGGTTTGAAATTCTCCAAGCCCTTCTTTTGGAGCCGAAGCTCTTAATTTTGGATGAGCCCGACAGCGGCGTCGATATTGACTCATTAAGCGTAATATCGAAAAAGATTGAGGAGCTTTACGAAAAAGGGACGTCAGTTCTCTTGATAACGCACTACGGGAGAATTCTCCAACACCTAGATCCAAGCATCCTTAGAGTGCACATTGTGAAGGATGGAAAGATCGTGATGAGCGGCGGGGCCGAACTTATAGGTGAGATTGAGGAGAGGGGCTTCCAAAAGATTTTTGAGGAGTGTGGATGCGATGAGTGA